cggtctgataggCCTAACCATCTCCAGACGAATATTTAACtatctgcgcagtaatgctgcaccttcatccacgggatcgttatcaaaaggacatgccatgttcgtgaaaaaagtcgtctCCTACTGTACcgaatggacttctagaagtagaagaactcgctctgctgactgaatgaatgaggaaatcaagtggcgtgtgtggctgaaagagggcggagacacgagacagagagaaactcaaggtttcttgaataaaacctggtcccgaccaggttaggttcagagagtctgttactacggcaactgaccgagagcttaagttacctcccctttgtgaaacggaaaactcagagtttccctcatttcagggttaatcaactcagagttttcactaaacctgcttcgtgaaacggacctcagatTTTCCTGAAAGTTTGAGGACCTGATCAACAGTGATCATCAGATTCTTGGTTACTGTCTCACTCTTACATTCTTCACAGCCAGTTTCAAGAGAATCCTGTGGCCACTTTTCTGGAAACCACAGTTACGAATCATAacctgtttttatgtttgtggaaaaaaacaaaaaaaaaaacaaaacaaaacaaaaaaagaaatatgcgAGAAACATGCAGATTGTATGCAAGTGTTGTATTTAATGTCAGACCTTATATCTATACTGTTTATTTTGAATTAAGTGATAAAAGCTTCACTTAGTTTGAGTTTACCGAGAGGCAACAACCACACATCATCACCACAAGTTTATTGATGCACAAGTTTTTTTGTTCAGGTTAAACGCTGCTTCCTGGACAGTTCTTTCATGCATCTGCACACTGATTAATTAGCTTTCACGACTTCAAAAGGCACACAAAAAGATTCAACCAACCAAAGTCTTAAATCTACCTCGCGTTTGCATTTACAAATCCCATTTGTACTGACACAGTTGGTTTTACAGTGATCGATATTTAGTGTCTCTTTATTTAATGCTAGACTGCGTTTGCGACAGCACAGCCACAGCGGATTACTACACCACACATGCAAGTCTGTGGGCAGGTGGCTCTTCTTCAGTTACATGAAAAGGCTGGATCTCACTCCTCCGTGACTCCTGAAACATGGCAGTCTCTCAGTttcagtccatttttgtgtttctgcagTAGTAAAACTGTCACCCTCATCAAGGGGTCCACATTAACCCCCAGTGATCAATTTACTctgtgtgagagaaaaaaaacaattaggTTATGATGTTAGTGATTAAAAGAGTGAGCAGTATATTTCAGCAGTGCTACGATGTCAGCTCGTACTTTCTTGGCGTTGTCCACACACTGCATGTAAGCCGATGCGATACCCGAGCAGGACAGAGTCTTCCCTGTGTTCTCCCTGTAGCATTTCAGTATCTGACCCTGCAAGTCTCCACACACTGGCTGGATATCAAAACgcctgagagagagagacagcaaaattaaagaaaaacaaaaacaaacattaagttTAAACAACCCTGAATTTAAGAGAAACATTCAGATCAGCCTTTTATCCCTTATGTACTGCCAATCATAAAAAAGCAGCTTTTACACAACACTGATTACAGCTGTTAATGTACACagactaaaaaacaaacaaacaaaaaaaaaacaggatgcaGACTTACGTAAAACGACTGTGAGTTTCTTCTTTGCCTTTCTGGAAGCTCTCGGCAGACACTTTATAAAAGTCTGCATActattgtggaaaaaaaaacagaaacaaacagacacacacatcatCTTAAAAGGTAAAATGCCACAGAAAAGTTCAACTGTTAGTGAGGAGTGagttatttattaaatttgcCTGTGGACATATTACTCATCTGCACTCTTTGATACGAGTGAGTTGAAGATTTGGTGACTTTACTGCCCCCCAGTGGGCATAAATGGCCACCAAGTCCATGTTTCTGAGTCTCAGCTAGAAATCAGTGGCACTACATCCATCTCTGTCCCAATCAGAATTGAGTGTAACAATTTGTGAAAATTTTACACCTGGAAAAAATTGGTAAAGACTGGTAAAGTTTTactctattctttttttttttttaaataagactGAGTcttgtcattattttttttttgccatttgtaTTTTCTCTAAATGTTCAGTGTCAGAGACCACCAGTAAAGACTATTTTCCtgaatttgatatgttttctatgttctattgcaaataaaacattgttttttttgagatttacaaatcattccattctgcttttaattaacattttacacagcgtcccaCGTTTTTTAGGAAATGGGGTTGTAGATAAAATCCATCTCAGTCTGATTTAAGCATATGTCATCAAGATTAATTTACCTTTTCTTCGAGTTTTGTAACATGTTCCTTGTGAAGTGCATCTCGCCTCTTCAActccttctctttctcctccGCCTGATGAGCCTGCGCAAATTCAGCATTTAAGAACATCAACACCACAGTAAGCTCTAACATACAGTGACACCCAGGTTCCAAGTGCCTCCATGATACTCTTTGCTCCGTCTCGGGAGAAATTATTAACAGAAAGTGACATCAGCAAATTTAAGTCTGATATGAGCAAGCTGAAAGTAGAAAAGCCAGGCATGCATGTATGAAGTCTGTCCCGTCTTACCTTCAGCTCCAACCACTGAAACATCAGggcaagaaagaaaaagaagcacaATAAGAGAAGGGAAGATTTCATCTTAATGAGAGAGATTCTGACACATAAAAAGCAACGCGTGTCTTCTTGTGCTTACATAAAGTTGCACTTTGAGCCTCTCGTCCTCTGAATTCAGGCGCTCTTTCGCGATGGACTCCGTCAGCTTCTCCACGAATGCCACTTTATCCGCCTCCAGGGCCTTCTtcacctgctcctccacctgagcCTGAGCTTCTGCCTTCGCCTCTGCTTGAGCCTGAGCCCTCATCTCCTCCAGCCTTCACAAGTTCAAACCACCATTGttgttttacatttgtttatttagacAGACACATTTCAAATGCTCTCATTTAAGTCTCGTCTAGCTTTTTATATAGAGCATCCGCGGCAGAAACTTCTACTTTAGTTCCGTAAAATAAGCCCAAAAGAATAAAAGACTCATACATGATGGGACTGGATGGAAACTCAAGTCAAACTTTCAGCATGTACTTACTTTTGCTGCAGCTCCTGCCTCCTCTGGCTGAGCTCCTCCTCCAGACCTCTTTGCAGCTCCGCTTTGATCTTCTGCCTCAGTTCCTCCTCCAccactgcaggagaaactgtcTGGACTTCATgtgaacagaattttttttttttttttaatgcagacaaaagaaaaaagtattttattcttttatttaccGATTTAGAGATGTTAAATTTGTTGCAAACTtttgagtttgcatgttctctggCGTGTGTCTGGGTTCTCTCCCTCAGTCCAAAAAACTTTCACATTagctttaattggtgatttGAATTGACCCTCGGTGTGAGAGTTAGCGTGCATAGTTGTTTGTCTTATtggtctctgtgatggactgggtgtaccctgcctcccgcctgatggcagctgggatagtctCCAGCATCCCCGCGACCCTGGATTGGATTAAGCGAGTATATAAAATGGATTGATGGAAGTTTGGAAACACCAACAAAACGTAGCGGTCATCTCAAGTTTTTCCATGTTAGATGTAGTTCCTTTCAGAGCAGCTGATGGAATTACCCGTGGCTAGAACTATGTACTTTTATTTTAATCTGAATGCAGAAAATTGTACAATTACCCTCGTGGGGCTGACATGTGAGGCTATGCTGCATTTGGAGCTCAGAATTTCTGATTACAAGGAAgaataaacattttcttttaaaaatgccACCATATGACGGATATCCAACTAGACAAACTGTCCACAGGTCATCCCATTCCCCCACTTGCATAGTGTAGAATTTCTTTGTcattctttatatatatatatatatatatatatatatatttttttttaaaaaggggtactttttgcatttttttgccCTTTCGTCTTCTCAGTTGAGTGAGCCGATGTGTGATGAAGAGCATTTACAGTTTGTAAAGAAGCAACAAGAAAATGAGGAGGCAGCCATCTTATTTTCCTGTATCCAATATGtgggggtgaaaaaaaaaataaagcaataaagcaaattattttttaaatacttaGAAATAGTGAACGCCAATACGGCGCATTCCCATAGTCGATATATGAGATGAATAAATGCCCCTAGACTAATCGCCTCACACCACAGTTACGGCTAGTTTCTTGTTCTGGCAGATCTATGAATACCAGAGTTATCAGAACAACTATGGTTTTATTTACAGGAAAAATAAAATTCCTCCAAAGCTGATCCGTTCGATAAGAAACATGCACACCTTGGCGATTAGAAAAACAGTACAGGGCCAAACCCAAGAGAGAGCATGCTCACATGCACTACAGATTCACAGTGGACACGGTTTACTGTAGATCTAAGTTTTAAATGTACTCCTTCCAACCTCTACGTTGATATTTTCCATGAGGAATGCTCAAAAGCAGGCAACTGCAGGCACCTCTAACTGTGGCCAATGTGACGAACCCAACTCACTTGATACAGGTGGAGGCGGCGTTTTCACAACAGGGACTTCGTCTTCGACAACAGGGGGAGGAGGTGCGGTCATAGTGGGCTCCTCAGAAGGTGGCGCTGGatcaggaggaggaggtgctTTGAACTCTGGGGGGGGTTCGATTGCAGGCACATCAGTGGGTGCGACAGACATCTCGTCACACTGACAGGGTGCTGCGCTTTCTTCTGAAGAGGGGACTGCAGCAGGAGTGGGCTctgcaggaggtggaggtggtgttGAAGCAACAGCTGGAGCCACCACTGGAGGCCCTTCTTCGGTTACAGCAGATGGGAGTGCAGCCTTAATGGGAGTCATCTCTGCTTGTGGAGGCAAAACTACAGCTTCAGCTGGAGCTGAATCAACAGGGGTTGGTGGAGATTCACTATCGGGAGAAAGCTGAACCGTTTCTGCTGGTGGAGGTGATGGAGCAGCAGAGTCAAGAGGCTCAGCAGCAGCGGGCTCAACAGTTAGAGATGTTGGTTTCATGATTTCACAGGGAAGACCTGAAGGCTCAGATGGAGGCACAGATGCTGTGGACGACTCCACAGGTGGAGGGAGGATGACAGGTTCATCGATTTGCTCTGCTATCTGGGCTGTAGTCGGAGTTTCTGGCTTCGCAGGTGGAGATGGTGCTGTGGGCTCCAccgagggaggaggggggatgGGTTTTACAGGAGGAGCAGGTTCCACTGGTGGTGGTGTGGGTAAGGCTTCCtggggaggtggaggaggtggtgtGGGCTCCAccgagggaggagggggggtgaGTTTTACAGGAGGAGCAGGTTCCACTGGTGGTGTTGTGGGTAAGGCTTCctgaacaggtggaggaggtggtgtGGGCTCCACCAAGGCAGGAGGAAGGGCATGAAAGTTAACCGGAGGAGGGGGGGTGAGTTTTACAGGAGGAGCAGGTTCCACTGGTGGTGGTGTGGGTAAGGCTTCctgaacaggtggaggaggagtggcatcCGGGATGAATGGAGGGGGAGGTGTCGTCAGAAGGGGCAACAAGTATTCAACAGACGGCACAGGAACTGGAGTGGCCACTGGCGTTTGTGGCTCAGAAGAGAAGTGAGGACATACGGCATCTGAAGATTGTTTCATCCGATTGATGACTTTGTCTGAAAGCTGATGAAAtagaaatgaagaaataaataagAACCATTAGTGTTATAAGCACCACACTGCTGGGCATAATGACCATCCATTCTAATTATCAGGATGTCTTCAGGCTTGCAGCTTTGTTTCTATCTAGGCTGAGGGGCGTTAGATAAAGCCGCACTAGTTAAACCAGCATCATTTCAGGAACTCAACACAAAACAGGTTTATTTAAAAGTATCTCAAAGATGTCAATGAAACTTAGTCCACCACATTTAATAAAGATGGTACAGAGGGTCAGAGGGGGTCAATCGGTCTTGAGTGACTTGAACAAGCTGAACCAGGATGAGTTGGTTTCACGCAGCCAAGGAACAGCATGTCAACAGAAgagcacaggaaaaaaaaatgagctAAACCGGTTCCTTCACAAAGCAGAAGGGAGGCTCTGGCAGCTTGTTGCTGGTCATCAGGGAGGTCATCGCAAACCAACAACAGAGGAGTTCGATCAAGTGCGGTTCAACTTTGTGGGATTGTTGTAGGATTCTGATTCTGAGCGTTCTTGAAAATCAAACGttcaactaaaacaaaacaaaactcctAGAAATTATTTTTAGATCAGCAGATAATACTTCttagtaaaatgaaaaatatattaaaatgttGAATCTGGTCAAAAATCAACGGATCAGGCTTAAAATCAAAACGAGCAATTAAAAAGGGCTATTGTGCATCTGTGAAACCCTGTTTTACTTTGCCAGAACGGCTCATCCATGACAGCAGAAAACGTCCATCTTCAAAAAGTTACCCGTTATGTCACCAGTAGAGGTGATGCGATTTTTAACTGCCTTTGATGGCAAGATCCTTCTCAATACACTTGATTAATGGACTTAATTGTCTTTAGGCATGTTGGGGAGTTGGAGTTGAATAAAATGCACAGATGTTAAAGAAACGTGCAGTTTTCCCCTCAGAACTCCAAATGTTCCATGACAGTGACAACCAACCATGTTCCGTCTATATTTATCCCCGGGGTGCAGCCTCTAACATGGTGCAGAGtaacaacaaacacaagggcGAGCAGCGCCGGGGTTCTAAAGTCTCATAACCAGGACAGGTAACGTGAGAATGCGAAATCTGCATGAAGCAGCAGTTCCGACGCGCTCTGCTTCAGAGTGCATCTGCGCTCgcatgctgctgcagctgctgcagacgCCTTTAGTCTCCCGCAGTTCACTCACCCGAATGCCCTTCACAAAAGCAACTCCCCCGTCTTCATCCTCCTCAGAGAAGTGACTCGGGCCGTTTCCCCCCATCCTCTCCCGCTTCCGCACACTTTTAACCGGGACTCTGTCAGCACCGAAGTTATTTAATTCACTTCGGATGGGCGCTCGCAGAAATCAACTCCTCGCAGCTGCAACGAGCGGCCCCGCCCACGCGCGAACAACAGCAGCTGCGATTGGATGTAGCTGAGCAGCGCCTCCGCGGATTGGTCCCTGAAGCCAAGCATCAACAAACCGTAACAGAACAAAGTGTCCCAGCAGTGTGTTTCGAGTAAAACTTCAGCACGTAGTGAAATACAACTATTTTGAATGAACATCACCACAGTGGTTTTAGAAACTCTATTTGGAGCCTGATTCAAGTGGGCACGGAGTGTAAAGGTTTATTGGTGACAAAATACTACTCCAACACACCTGAGACAACATGACAAGGACACAGTCACTACATAACCAGCATCAATAACAAACCTTATGTATATCCTGGCTCCTCCAGCTGCTCCTTAAACATGAATGGCCTCAGTTTATTCATCATGAAAATACTGAGCTTAGTGTAATCCTACCGATGACACGGAGCAAGTTAGCTGAAacttctaaaaaataaatatctatTCAAGATTACAGATATTAGGACAAAAAGTTGCACCACCTGTCAGTGTGAAGGCTACTGAGGTACTACGGCTTAAGAATGGTTAATCCTGGCGagatttctattttcttttttttttgccagcaaACCTTATGAAAAGTCCAAAACCAACCATGAATATGTAACCCCttccaaaaaaaatcaattagttACCTTTGTAGTATTTTAGATTAATATAGGGTTTAAGTGATTTTCAAATCTTATTATCAATATCGTTGTATTTCAATCGCAATGTGTTACATTTAATCAATGTTCCAGCTTTTTGGAAATGGGGTCGTAGCGGCAATACAAACATATCAAAAAGGCATGAATCATTTCATCTCAGTACAAATGTACTGTCACTCTTAAAACTGTAAAATGAAACTGTGCTTTTGGTTGGGAGCATAGAGTGCACTGAGGGTCGTTGTAAATCAGTAAGAGTTGACATGATTCGCAGAGTCGGTCGGCCGGGTCCGCTGATCGAACACATTTTGCTTGTAATAATGTATTACCTTTAGATTCTTTCAAGATTTGCATCTGGAGTAGGGTTTGAGGGGTCCCACAGACTGACGTAAGGCAGTGAGAAGTAGATTAATAGCCCACGCATGCATAGGGCTACAGACGTCCAGGACTGCTGTTCTCATTTGTTGTGAATGAGATGAGGCTTTTCAGCCCAGAATCTGAGCGCTACACATCAACGTTAAAACCCTCCGATGCATTTTGAGTGACAACCAGGCCAGGACCAGAGATCAATTTCAGCTCTGAAGCAGGACTGGAATACCGTTCAGACATAACTTGGGTGCAAATATCAAATTCTAACACCCCCACCCAAACTACCAACTAATGAAAGGCCACAACCATTTTGCAGCCATATGCGTCAACAAAGCATAACATTGTGTTGGTTTTGGTCTTTTCATGGGATCTGTTGAcggttttttaaaaacatgttaaagaTTGTCACCGGGTCCCTCCTTTTAACTGTTGGGTGTTTGTATTTGTGTAGATCGCGAATGACTCGGTCAAGTATGAAAACAAAATGGCCCTGAATATAAAACCACTTCAGGAGAGTTAAAAACAATCTCAAAGTCCAACACAGTGGGATGTTTTCTCGCCATCCAACAGTCTGTGCTCCGTCACTCTGCCTTCTTTTCCTTGGCTCCCCGCAGAGCCGCCTGAATGCTACTCCACACCTCCGTGTACAGCAAGGTGCCCGCGAAGACCACGGCTGTGCCCACCCAGTGCCAGGTAGTGAAGGGGTTTTGGAAGTAAAGGATGGAGAAGATGAGGCTGAAGAACTTTCGGAGTGTCACCACTAGGGTGACGGTCAGTGAAGCGCACTCTGTCGTCAAGATGAACACCCCGCGGATGCACACATACCTGCAGAAATGGTTAAAGTCTGCAACAAGACTCAGAGGAAAATAGACACACTAGTCATTTAAGAACCACAGAATCGTTCTTTTGGGGAACTTTCACGTATAAAGCACAAAGCATGCGCTGTATGGTCTCTTTAAACAACTATTAAAGCACTTTTTTCGCCCTCTAATAATTTCACACGTTAATATGATTTTGTGTGCTTTTTGAGTCTAATCTAATCTACTCTTAAGAAAAAGGCACACTGTAGTCTGACAATGAGAACGAATTGCCATTTTGTTTCACTTAAACAGTTACTTGCTTGAAGGGATATTAAGTGGCAACTATTATCGTCACCAATCAATACTTTTAGTAATGTCTCAAGGATAAATCTTTCCCCTTTGATTGCCTGGCATCTAAAATATCAAGGATATAAAATATCAATCAGAGGCAGACTTTCATAAATCCATACTTTTTGTACAGGATACTGCGTGATGACGTTGATCAGCAGGTAGAGCCACATTATAGGCACAGTTCGTTCGACCACTGGGACGATTACAGgagctgtcagaaaaagaaaaaaaaaacaatgttgtttGCGTCTGTGATCAGTGGCACAAACAGAAGTATCCCCCACCGATTGTTGGAACTCACTGCTCTGACTGAAGAGGATGCAGTGGTTGTAGATGTCTGTGGAGAAAAGCAGGAAACCAGGCAAAGGAAGGAAGTGCTGCAAAGACACCAACAGACTTCTCTGTGTTATTCGACTTACATTATAGGCATGTAAAACATTACGATGCAAATTCCTGAGAAACCGTCAATAAGGGGGATAAACTCCCTCCCACATAAAGGCTAAAACGAGGGTCTGAGCCGAGGGAAAACTCACATTATAGAAGAGAGCCTCTTTGGAGTGTTTTCCGTACTGCTTGTACAGCGTCTCCTGGAAAATGCCCATCCTCGCAGACATGAGCAGAGCAAAAGTCAACATGGCGATGCCTGAATGAAC
This genomic interval from Odontesthes bonariensis isolate fOdoBon6 chromosome 7, fOdoBon6.hap1, whole genome shotgun sequence contains the following:
- the LOC142384177 gene encoding uncharacterized protein LOC142384177 isoform X1, whose protein sequence is MGGNGPSHFSEEDEDGGVAFVKGIRLSDKVINRMKQSSDAVCPHFSSEPQTPVATPVPVPSVEYLLPLLTTPPPPFIPDATPPPPVQEALPTPPPVEPAPPVKLTPPPPVNFHALPPALVEPTPPPPPVQEALPTTPPVEPAPPVKLTPPPPSVEPTPPPPPPQEALPTPPPVEPAPPVKPIPPPPSVEPTAPSPPAKPETPTTAQIAEQIDEPVILPPPVESSTASVPPSEPSGLPCEIMKPTSLTVEPAAAEPLDSAAPSPPPAETVQLSPDSESPPTPVDSAPAEAVVLPPQAEMTPIKAALPSAVTEEGPPVVAPAVASTPPPPPAEPTPAAVPSSEESAAPCQCDEMSVAPTDVPAIEPPPEFKAPPPPDPAPPSEEPTMTAPPPPVVEDEVPVVKTPPPPVSIQTVSPAVVEEELRQKIKAELQRGLEEELSQRRQELQQKLEEMRAQAQAEAKAEAQAQVEEQVKKALEADKVAFVEKLTESIAKERLNSEDERLKVQLYWLELKAHQAEEKEKELKRRDALHKEHVTKLEEKYADFYKVSAESFQKGKEETHSRFTRFDIQPVCGDLQGQILKCYRENTGKTLSCSGIASAYMQCVDNAKKSKLITGG
- the LOC142384177 gene encoding uncharacterized protein LOC142384177 isoform X4, which translates into the protein MGGNGPSHFSEEDEDGGVAFVKGIRLSDKVINRMKQSSDAVCPHFSSEPQTPVATPVPVPSVEYLLPLLTTPPPPFIPDATPPPPVQEALPTPPPVEPAPPVKLTPPPPVNFHALPPALVEPTPPPPPVQEALPTTPPVEPAPPVKLTPPPPSVEPTPPPPPPQEALPTPPPVEPAPPVKPIPPPPSVEPTAPSPPAKPETPTTAQIAEQIDEPVILPPPVESSTASVPPSEPSGLPCEIMKPTSLTVEPAAAEPLDSAAPSPPPAETVQLSPDSESPPTPVDSAPAEAVVLPPQAEMTPIKAALPSAVTEEGPPVVAPAVASTPPPPPAEPTPAAVPSSEESAAPCQCDEMSVAPTDVPAIEPPPEFKAPPPPDPAPPSEEPTMTAPPPPVVEDEVPVVKTPPPPVSMVEEELRQKIKAELQRGLEEELSQRRQELQQKLEEMRAQAQAEAKAEAQAQVEEQVKKALEADKVAFVEKLTESIAKERLNSEDERLKVQLYWLELKAHQAEEKEKELKRRDALHKEHVTKLEEKYADFYKVSAESFQKGKEETHSRFTRFDIQPVCGDLQGQILKCYRENTGKTLSCSGIASAYMQCVDNAKKSKLITGG
- the slc35b4 gene encoding UDP-xylose and UDP-N-acetylglucosamine transporter, producing MGTMFAVVLVFVGCCSNVVSLELLVRDFPGCGNIVTFAQFVFIALEGFIFETNLGRKKPAIPVRNYVIMVTMFFTVSVINNYALNFNIAMPLHMIFRSGSLIANMILGIVILKKRYSASKYLSIALVSAGIFICTIMSARQVNVSGEGSEDQGFYTFMHWLIGIAMLTFALLMSARMGIFQETLYKQYGKHSKEALFYNHFLPLPGFLLFSTDIYNHCILFSQSTPVIVPVVERTVPIMWLYLLINVITQYVCIRGVFILTTECASLTVTLVVTLRKFFSLIFSILYFQNPFTTWHWVGTAVVFAGTLLYTEVWSSIQAALRGAKEKKAE
- the LOC142384177 gene encoding uncharacterized protein LOC142384177 isoform X3, with the protein product MGGNGPSHFSEEDEDGGVAFVKGIRLSDKVINRMKQSSDAVCPHFSSEPQTPVATPVPVPSVEYLLPLLTTPPPPFIPDATPPPPVQEALPTPPPVEPAPPVKLTPPPPVNFHALPPALVEPTPPPPPVQEALPTTPPVEPAPPVKLTPPPPSVEPTPPPPPPQEALPTPPPVEPAPPVKPIPPPPSVEPTAPSPPAKPETPTTAQIAEQIDEPVILPPPVESSTASVPPSEPSGLPCEIMKPTSLTVEPAAAEPLDSAAPSPPPAETVQLSPDSESPPTPVDSAPAEAVVLPPQAEMTPIKAALPSAVTEEGPPVVAPAVASTPPPPPAEPTPAAVPSSEESAAPCQCDEMSVAPTDVPAIEPPPEFKAPPPPDPAPPSEEPTMTAPPPPVVEDEVPVVKTPPPPVSIQTVSPAVVEEELRQKIKAELQRGLEEELSQRRQELQQKLEEMRAQAQAEAKAEAQAQVEEQVKKALEADKVAFVEKLTESIAKERLNSEDERLKVQLYAHQAEEKEKELKRRDALHKEHVTKLEEKYADFYKVSAESFQKGKEETHSRFTRFDIQPVCGDLQGQILKCYRENTGKTLSCSGIASAYMQCVDNAKKSKLITGG
- the LOC142384177 gene encoding uncharacterized protein LOC142384177 isoform X2, producing MGGNGPSHFSEEDEDGGVAFVKGIRLSDKVINRMKQSSDAVCPHFSSEPQTPVATPVPVPSVEYLLPLLTTPPPPFIPDATPPPPVQEALPTPPPVEPAPPVKLTPPPPVNFHALPPALVEPTPPPPPVQEALPTTPPVEPAPPVKLTPPPPSVEPTPPPPPPQEALPTPPPVEPAPPVKPIPPPPSVEPTAPSPPAKPETPTTAQIAEQIDEPVILPPPVESSTASVPPSEPSGLPCEIMKPTSLTVEPAAAEPLDSAAPSPPPAETVQLSPDSESPPTPVDSAPAEAVVLPPQAEMTPIKAALPSAVTEEGPPVVAPAVASTPPPPPAEPTPAAVPSSEESAAPCQCDEMSVAPTDVPAIEPPPEFKAPPPPDPAPPSEEPTMTAPPPPVVEDEVPVVKTPPPPVSISPAVVEEELRQKIKAELQRGLEEELSQRRQELQQKLEEMRAQAQAEAKAEAQAQVEEQVKKALEADKVAFVEKLTESIAKERLNSEDERLKVQLYWLELKAHQAEEKEKELKRRDALHKEHVTKLEEKYADFYKVSAESFQKGKEETHSRFTRFDIQPVCGDLQGQILKCYRENTGKTLSCSGIASAYMQCVDNAKKSKLITGG